In the Ostrinia nubilalis chromosome 7, ilOstNubi1.1, whole genome shotgun sequence genome, one interval contains:
- the LOC135073649 gene encoding adenosine deaminase-like protein isoform X2, with the protein MLHLKRYYADSGLEDKTNAFFDEFQIGAGDCRNLSDCFQVFSIAHSLTSTPEALAMATTLTLQEFHSDGCCYIELRSTPRNTQYMTKEQYVDTIVHCMQKSSLHLSMLSRFIISINRSYPVAEAEAIAELAIASYKKYPDVVVGLELSGEPTIGKFQDFVPALTRAREAGLKITLHCGEVCNPEEIIEMLKFKPDRIGHGTCIHPRFGGTNDTWSALCASKIPVEVCLTSNVNTKSTPDYDSHHFKDLYEAGVPVIICTDDKGVFTTSLSNEYRICAETFNLDQSRVARLSLDACQHIFADVQKTVVNKVQSFIDKYNI; encoded by the exons ATGTTACACTTGAAAAGATATTACGCTGACTCTGGATTAGAAGATAAGACGAACGCCTTTTTTGATGAATTCCAAATAGGCGCGGGAGATTGCAGAAACTTGTCCGA CTGTTTTCAAGTGTTTAGCATAGCCCACTCCTTAACAAGCACTCCGGAGGCTTTAGCTATGGCGACAACTCTAACTCTCCAAGAGTTCCACAGTGACGGGTGCTGTTACATCGAACTCAGGAGCACTCCGAGAAACACTCAGTACATGACCAAAGAACAATATGTTGATACAATTGTGCATTGTAtgca GAAATCATCACTGCATTTATCTATGCTGTCGCGTTTTATAATATCCATTAACCGAAGCTATCCAGTGGCAGAAGCTGAAGCGATTGCAGAACTGGCTATAGCGAGCTATAAAAAATACCCAGACGTGGTTGTGGGTTTGGAACTTAGTGGTGAACCTACCATTGGGAAGTTTCAGGATTTTGTACCAGCTCTTACTAGAGCCAGAGAAGCTGGATTAAAA ATTACTCTTCACTGTGGTGAAGTTTGTAATCCAGAGGAAATAATTGAAATGCTTAAATTTAAACCAGACAGGATTGGCCACGGGACTTGTATACATCCTAGATTTGGAGGCACTAATGATACTTGGTCTGCATTATGTGCTAGTAAAATACCTGTTG AAGTCTGCCTGACTAGCAATGTGAACACAAAATCAACTCCTGATTATGATTCCCACCATTTCAAGGATTTGTATGAAGCTGGGGTCCCTGTAATCATATGT ACTGATGACAAAGGTGTCTTCACGACATCGTTATCAAACGAATACAGAATATGTGCTGAAACATTTAATTTAGATCAATCAAGAGTGGCGAGATTATCCCTTGATGCCTGCCAACACATTTTTGCGGATGTTCAAAAAACAGTTGTGAATAAAGTGCAGAGtttcatagataaatataatatcTAA
- the LOC135073369 gene encoding N(4)-(Beta-N-acetylglucosaminyl)-L-asparaginase-like, with protein MCICSDTTMYLGILFITFTCFIQTLHTERNIPIVITTWNFTNATIKAWEVLKEGGVALDAIEQGAAICEEQQCDGTVGYGGSPDENSETTLDALIMDGRTMNVGAVGSLRGIKNAISVARHVLEHTKHSFLVGELATQFAVQMGFHKESLVTPESKAMWKKWFNEDHCQPNFWLNVKPDPRQSCGPYSKLEDKNFEVDAKGHNMNVDRFNHDTIGMVAIDTNGDIAAGTSTNGAKFKIPGRIGDSPIPGSGAYAENAVGGAAATGDGDVMLRFLPSFLAVEEMRHGSSPDVAARVAVERISGYYPDFMGAVVALSKDGKHGAACHGITSFPYVVYDKSQETYTVIKVDCS; from the exons atgtGTATTTGTAGCGATACAACAATGTACTTaggcattttatttattacatttacttGCTTTATTCAAACTCTACATACAGAACGAAATATTCCTATCGTGATAACGACTTGGAACTTTACAAATGCCACTATAAAAG CATGGGAAGTGTTAAAAGAAGGCGGAGTAGCTTTGGATGCAATTGAGCAGGGAGCAGCGATCTGCGAAGAGCAACAGTGCGATGGCACAGTTGGCTACGGTGGTAGCCCTGATGAAAATTCCGAGACTACTTTGGATGCCCTTATAATGGACGG gAGAACAATGAATGTTGGAGCTGTTGGATCTTTGCGGGGTATTAAGAATGCTATATCAGTGGCTCGACATGTTTTAGAACACACAAAGCATTCCTTCCTAGTTGGGGAACTGGCTACTCAATTTGCCGTCCAAATGGGCTTCCATAAAGAAAGTCTGGTTACTCCTGAATCTAAGGCAATGTGGAAAAAATGGTTTAACGAGGACCATTGCCAACCCAACTTTTGGCTG AATGTCAAACCAGATCCAAGGCAGTCATGTGGTCCTTACAGCAAACTTGAAGATAAAAACTTTGAAGTGGATGCTAAAGGTCATAATATGAATGTAGACAGGTTCAATCATGACACGATTGGCATGGTAGCCATCGATACCAATGGAGATATTGCTGCTGGTACTTCAACAAATGGAGCTAAATTTAAAATACCAGG GAGGATTGGTGATTCACCTATACCTGGATCCGGCGCTTATGCAGAAAATGCTGTAGGTGGGGCTGCTGCTACAGGTGATGGTGATGTAATGCTTCGGTTTCTGCCTAG ctttttaGCAGTGGAGGAGATGCGCCATGGGTCTTCACCAGACGTGGCAGCGCGGGTGGCAGTTGAAAGAATATCGGGCTACTATCCAGATTTCATGGGAGCTGTTGTAGCTTTATCAAAAGATGGGAAGCACGGTGCTGCGTGTCATGGTATCACCTCCTTCCCTTACGTTGTTTATGATAAGAGTCAAGAAACTTATACTGTTATCAAAGTAGACTGTTCGTGA
- the LOC135073649 gene encoding adenosine deaminase-like protein isoform X1 has translation MDLNNFCHELPKVELHAHLNGSLSRSTMLHLKRYYADSGLEDKTNAFFDEFQIGAGDCRNLSDCFQVFSIAHSLTSTPEALAMATTLTLQEFHSDGCCYIELRSTPRNTQYMTKEQYVDTIVHCMQKSSLHLSMLSRFIISINRSYPVAEAEAIAELAIASYKKYPDVVVGLELSGEPTIGKFQDFVPALTRAREAGLKITLHCGEVCNPEEIIEMLKFKPDRIGHGTCIHPRFGGTNDTWSALCASKIPVEVCLTSNVNTKSTPDYDSHHFKDLYEAGVPVIICTDDKGVFTTSLSNEYRICAETFNLDQSRVARLSLDACQHIFADVQKTVVNKVQSFIDKYNI, from the exons ATGGATCTAAATAACTTTTGCCATGAGCTCCCAAAAGTC GAGCTACACGCTCATTTGAATGGGTCTTTAAGTCGATCTACTATGTTACACTTGAAAAGATATTACGCTGACTCTGGATTAGAAGATAAGACGAACGCCTTTTTTGATGAATTCCAAATAGGCGCGGGAGATTGCAGAAACTTGTCCGA CTGTTTTCAAGTGTTTAGCATAGCCCACTCCTTAACAAGCACTCCGGAGGCTTTAGCTATGGCGACAACTCTAACTCTCCAAGAGTTCCACAGTGACGGGTGCTGTTACATCGAACTCAGGAGCACTCCGAGAAACACTCAGTACATGACCAAAGAACAATATGTTGATACAATTGTGCATTGTAtgca GAAATCATCACTGCATTTATCTATGCTGTCGCGTTTTATAATATCCATTAACCGAAGCTATCCAGTGGCAGAAGCTGAAGCGATTGCAGAACTGGCTATAGCGAGCTATAAAAAATACCCAGACGTGGTTGTGGGTTTGGAACTTAGTGGTGAACCTACCATTGGGAAGTTTCAGGATTTTGTACCAGCTCTTACTAGAGCCAGAGAAGCTGGATTAAAA ATTACTCTTCACTGTGGTGAAGTTTGTAATCCAGAGGAAATAATTGAAATGCTTAAATTTAAACCAGACAGGATTGGCCACGGGACTTGTATACATCCTAGATTTGGAGGCACTAATGATACTTGGTCTGCATTATGTGCTAGTAAAATACCTGTTG AAGTCTGCCTGACTAGCAATGTGAACACAAAATCAACTCCTGATTATGATTCCCACCATTTCAAGGATTTGTATGAAGCTGGGGTCCCTGTAATCATATGT ACTGATGACAAAGGTGTCTTCACGACATCGTTATCAAACGAATACAGAATATGTGCTGAAACATTTAATTTAGATCAATCAAGAGTGGCGAGATTATCCCTTGATGCCTGCCAACACATTTTTGCGGATGTTCAAAAAACAGTTGTGAATAAAGTGCAGAGtttcatagataaatataatatcTAA
- the LOC135073365 gene encoding mitochondrial import inner membrane translocase subunit Tim8, with amino-acid sequence MSDLSDFSATKGVDNELQDFLLAEKQKAQFHAQIHEFNDFCWDKCVDKPGAKLDSRTETCITNCVERFIDVSLLITNRFAQMLEKGGGMN; translated from the exons ATGAGCGATTTGTCGGACTTTTCTGCTACAAAAGGAGTAGATAATGAACTTCAAGATTTTCTTTTAGCAGAAAAACAAAAAGCCCAATTTCATGCtcag ATCCATGAATTCAACGATTTTTGTTGGGATAAATGTGTGGATAAGCCTGGCGCGAAACTAGACTCCCGCACTGAAACCTGCATTACAAACTGCGTGGAGAGATTCATCGACGTCTCGCTTCTTATTACAAATCGTTTTGCACAGATGTTGGAAAAAGGAGGCGGCATGAACTAA